Below is a window of Desmonostoc muscorum LEGE 12446 DNA.
CTTCTGTTGAGCTAATAGGAAGATAATCCTTTAGTTTTTATCTCAACATAGCCAAGTATATTACACTCACAGCCAGAATTGTTATGCGAATACCAAATATTTCCCAGGCAATTTATTTTATAGAATGCTGGCAATGCTGATAACTATATATATATAGTTTGTGAATTCCTGCTAAACTATATTTGTTTAAGTTTTCTAAACTAACCTTTAAAAGGTTGTCTAGTTGCTGAAGATGATAACTGAGTCACAGAATGATAAGCAAAACTGATCCTTGGTCATTAGTCATTGGTAATTAGTCATTAGTCATTGGTCTAAATAAATGACAAAGGACAACTGACAAAGCGCAAAGCCACCAGCGCCTATTTCCGGCACTCAGAACTTTGTAACAGAGGGCAAACAACAAAGCTTACCAGAATGAAACTAACTACCAGAGGACATTACAGTGTGAAGGCGTTGCTAGATTTGAGTTTACAGCCAAGATATGGGCCTGCATCTGTAAAAGCGATCGCCAAACGCCAAGATATTCCAGCTCCTTACCTCGAAAAACTACTAATAGAAATGCGTCGTGCGTCTTTAGTGAATTCAATTCGTGGTAGCATTGGCGGATATCAATTGGCAAGAGAACCTATACAAATATCTATAGGGCAAATTTTAGAAGCAGTCGGTGAGAGCATTACTCATTTACCCCATCACACTCCAGCACCCACACAAGCTGAAGATTGGGTAACATTTACCCTTTGGCAAAGGCTCAATCAAAAGCTCAAAGAAGCTTTGTACACTATTACTCTGGCAGACCTTTATTACGATGCTCGTAGTTGGCAAGCTTCCCTTGGGGAAGAAGCTAGTTTTGTGGTTTAGTCATTGGGAATTGGGGATTGGGGATTGGGGATTGGGGATTGGGGATTGATTATTCTTAACTAACTAATGACTAATGACTAATGACTAATGACATCCGCTGTTGTTTTAATCATTGCCGCACTTTTAGATTACTTAATTGGCGATCCTTGGGGTTGGCCTCATCCTGTGCAATTTATCGGGTGGGTAATTTCTCGGCTGACCAAGTTTTCTCTGCAATTGTGTCAACATTCTCTAACACAACGTCTAGCTGGAATTTTACTAGGCATTATCGTCATAATTGGTAGCGGTCTTGTCGGTTTTTTGCTCGTTCAAAGTGCCAGATGGGTGCATCCAGTGTTGGGAATTGCTTTAGAAAGTATTCTTTTGGCTAGTTGTTTTGCTAGCAGAAGTTTGCGAACAGCAGCAGTGGCTGTTTTACAACCTTTAACAGCAGGAGATTTACCAGAAGCTCGTAATATTTTAAGTAATTATGTTGGTCGGGATACACAAAATCTCTCAGAAGCAGAAATTTTGCGAGCCGTTTTAGAAACAGTCACGGAAAATGCTACTGATGCAGTAATGGCTCCACTTTTTTATGCAATTATTGGTGTCTTTGTGCCAATTGTGGGGTCAATTCCCTTAGCTTTAGCATACAAAGCCAGTAGTACTCTTGATTCAATGGTGGGTTACCGGGAAGCACCTTATACTTATTTTGGGTGGTTTAGTGCGCGATTGGAAGATTGTTTGACTTGGCTACCTTGCCGATTAACAGTTATCACTCTAGCAGTGTTATCGGGTAAACCGATGCATGTTTGGCGAATTTGTCGCCGGGATGCAATTACCGATCCTAGTCCCAATTCCGGCTGGAGTGAGTGCGCCTACGCTGCTATTTTAGGTGTACAAATGGGGGGTAAAAATTGGTATCGTGGGGTAGCTAAACACAAACCATTGCTAGGAGACGCTATTTATCCCATTACCCCAAATTCTATTTACAATGCTTTGCAACTGACTCGATATTGTTTTTTACTATGGTTAGGAATAGCGATCGCTATTTTTTTAACTAATTCGGCGGAATTCCCCATCCGTCTATACGGTGGGGATGGATAGCAGGTCAATCAAGGGGGTTCAATGCCCCTTTGATTGACAATATTGGGCATTGGGCATGGGGCATTGGGCATGGGGCATTAGTTATTCCCCTCATCTCCCTCATCTCCCTCATCTCCCTCATCTCCCTCATCCCGACTCCCCACTCCCCACTCCCCACTCCCCACTCCCCTAAAGATACCTATGTCTGCAAAAGTAGTTGAGATCCTCTCATCAGAAGAAATTCGTCGTACTTTGACTCGCCTTGCCTCTCAAATTGTAGAAAGGTCGCGTGATTTGTCCCAATTGGTGCTTCTTGGTATATATACTAGGGGTGCTGTATTAGCACAATTGTTGGCGCGTCAGATTGAGACACTCGAAGGTGTAGCCGTTTCCGTCGGCGCTTTAGATATTACATTTTATCGAGATGACCTTGACAAAATTGGTTTGCGAACTCCGACCAAAAGCGATATTCCTTTTGATCTGACGGGGAAAACCGTTGTACTCGTGGATGATGTGATTTTCAAAGGACGGACAATTCGTGCTGCTTTGAATGCTGTAAATGAGTACGGAAGACCAGAGGTAATTCGTTTAGCTGTGTTGGTAGACAGGGGTCATCGTGAGTTACCAATTCACCCAGATTTTATTGGTAAGCTGTTGCCTACCGCTAAGGAAGAAATTGTCAAAGTTTACTTACAAGATTGTGATGGACGAGATGCAGTGGAGTTGATGGGAGATTAGTTATTTGCCATTTGTCATTTGTCATTTGGAGTTGGGAGGTATAACTACAGCGTATTTCAGGTAAATGAACTAGACGGGTAGGGGCACAACATGTTCATTGGTGTCAACTTAACGTGAAACCTTTCATTCACTTACGGTTACTCACCGCATCACCCCACCCTAACCCTCCCCTTGTAAAGGGGAGGGAACTAGATTCCTTTTTCCCCCCAATGCATCGGGGGGATTAAGGGGGTAAAACGTATGTGGGACAAGCGTTTAACCTTAAGTTGATACCTATGCAACATGTTGTGCCCCTACGATTATCTGTACCTCACACCTGTTACAATCTGCTGTATTGATTTTAGAACGCACGGGATTAGGGAAAACGCGGGAAGCAGCAGAGTTGGCAAAGCACCTCAATCAAGAAGGTTGGACGGTGCTTTACCTCAAATTAGGAGAATGGCTAGATATTCCGGCGGCTATGCCCAAGGAGATTGGCACAAACCGCAAATTGCTGTTTTTCTTTGACGATTTGAATCAGAAAATGTATGCTAGCCGCTACGAAATCTCCCCAGAAGCCGAGAAAAGTCTGGCAGAACGGTTTCAAGTTCCTTTGCAAGAAAGGCTGTTGCAAGCTTTGAATAAGTATGAGGAGTTATGGGAACCGACAGAAATCCGCGTCATCGCCACCGCACGCAATGAAACACACTCCGAAGATCCTGGAAAACCCAGTCCTTGGGAAAAACTGCAATGGGATAAATATTCCAAGCTGTGGAACCGATTTCAAACCTATGAATTGTCGCAACCGGAAGATGATGCCATCATTGCGATGTTAGCAGAAACGGTTCCAGAAACAAACATCAAAGCTGAAACAGAGCAATATCCAGAACTAGCTAGGTGCAATGACAGCACTTTTAGAAATGTAGTCGAAAATCTCCACCGCCTGCAAAATGAAAGCTTGCCTTTGACTGTCAAAAATTACCGCCACACCCTAAAAGACACTTGGGAAAACCGTTACAAGAAAGCAGTAAAAAAGTACCCTGCCAGCTGCTACATTTATGATGCCGTGGACTTGCTGCAACAATTCGAGATTCCACTTTATCGCTTCACAGTGGAGCCTACTGCACGGATGTTAGCGGCGAAGAATTTCTGGCAGCAGCTTTGGTATTATTGGCAAATACGCAGGGCTACCAATTATCTGATTTCAGCTGAGCGCATCCTAGAACCGCGTGATGGGCAAATTGAAGCTAAGCCAAAGCAGGTAGAAGCAGGGGAATACACATTGCCCTTCACTCGTTTAATATTGCAGCTAGCAGAGAAACACCAAGAAATTCCAACTTCCCTGTTGAGTTTTAGCTGGAATTTAATCAACTCAAAACGCTATCAAGATGCGCTACGTTGCTTAAACAAAGCTCTCAGTTTTACACCTGATTCCTCTGACATCTGGTTTGCCAAAGGCAATGCGCTACATGATTTGAGAAGATTTGAAGAAGCGATCGCCTCTTTTAACCAAGCCACCAAAATCAAACCCGACTATCACCAAGCTTGGAACAACCGGGGCAATGCACTAGATGATTTGGGAAGATTAGAAGAAGCGATCGCCTCTTATGACCAAGCCACCAAAATCAAACCCGACTATCACGAAGCTTGGAACAACCGGGGCATTGCGCTATTTAATTTGGGAAGATTAGAAGAAGCGATCGCCTCTTATAACCAAGCCACCAAAATCAAACCCGACTATCACCAAGCTTGGTACAACAAAGCTTGCTCTTATGGTTTACAAGGGAATATCGATTTGGCAATAGAAAATTTGCAACAAGCTATCAACCTAAATCCTGAATGGCGAGAGATAGCAAAAACTGATACTGATTTTGACAAGATTCGAGAAGATAGGCGGTTTCAAGATTTGATTAGTCATTAGTCATTAGTCATTAGTCATTAGTCATTAGTCATTAGGCATTAGTTATCTCTTCCCCTGCTTCCCCTGCTCCCCCTGCTCCCCCTGCTCCCCCTGCTCCCTCATCCCCCTCATCCCCACACTCACCGCAAAATCGGACTCCCATGATGATGAACTAAATACCACTTACCACCGAGAAACTGAAATACATTTGTAGCTGTTGATTGTGCTTCAAGTCTTCTGTCATTTACGACTTGAAACACATTTTCTATCAGCACAACATAAGCGATATTATCAGTTAATTCTGTAGCAATTACATCTGTGTTTATTTCAATATAAGCAGTGTTTTTAAATATCTGCTCCCAAGAGGTGCGAATTTCTTTCCAACCTCGTAGCACTCTACTGCCAGGATGAATACAAAAACTACCAGTTCCTTGTGACCATATTGCACTCATCGCCTCAATATCTTTTCTTTCAAAAGCTCGATAAAAAGCTCCATTAGCGGCTATAACTTCATCGTTGGTCATGGGGAGTTAAATAGTTAGGAGTTAGGAGTTGAGAGTTAGGAGTTACTAAATTATAACTCTCAAGTTGCAATTAATTAGTTGATTTATCAAGTATCATTACGGCTTTAGCCTAACGCACCGTGTTATTTAGCAGTGCCTTATGCGATCGTGTCATGTTTTTTATGGCCAATCATCTCTAAATATGTACATAACACATCTGACAAGGATTTTAACGAACAGAATTCAGGAGTCAGGAGCCAGAATTCAGAATTGAATTCTGTGCGAGTGGCGGATGAATAAACGGGTTTAAGTCCCCCACTAAATCGGAGATTTAGTGGTGCAATAATCGAGTGGTGGGTCTGAATCCTCCACTCATTAATTCTGACTCCTGAATTCTGACTTCTGAATTCTTCTTCAATTTTATTAACTCCTAACTCCTAACTCCTAACTCCTAACTCCTAACTCTTTTTAACTGTACTAATAGTTTGTAATAATTGGTTAGCTGTATAAGGTTTAGACAAAAAGGCTTTGATACCTATGTCATAAGCTGCATCAACTTTATCTGCTGAGCTCAGTCCACTGACGGCAATAATTTTGACATCTGGGTTAATTTTTCGCAGGGTACGTATGGTAGTTAGCCCATCCATAAATGGCATGAGCATATCAGTTAATACAAGAGATATTTCATCTCGGTGTTCTGCATATAAGGCTATAGCTTCAATGCCATCACTGGCTGTAATTGCTTTATAATTATGACTTTCTAAAGATGTTTTTGTCACATCTCGAATGGCTGCTTCATCATCTACAACTAAAATTAATTCTCCTTGACCTGGAGGTAGTTCTTGGTGTTGTTCTTCTATGGTTTCCACTGCATCTTGTGCTGGTAAATATACCTTAAATTGGCTGCCTTTTCCGGCTTCACTGTATACGTTGATAAAACCACCGTGGCTTTTAATGATGCCAAGTACTGTAGACAGACCAAGGCCAGTTCCTTTGCCAACTTCTTTCGTAGTAAAAAATGGCTCAAATATCCGATCTAATATTTCTGGTTGAATACCAATTCCCCCATCAGCAACGGTAATGACGATGTGATGACCAACTTTAGCATCAATATGCATCTTGGTAAAATTCTCATCAATAAAAAGATTCTCGCCAGAAATTTTTAAAGTTCCACCATTTGGCATCGCATCACGAGCATTGACACATAGATTCATCAGTACTTGATGCAGTTGGGTGGCATCGCCGCATACAGTCCAAAGATTTTGGGGAATTTGGGTAAAAACTTCTATGGATTTGGGAAAAGTTTCTTTAATAATTTGTTGAATTTCAATTATTAAATGCTTTAATTGCAAGACGGTGCGATCGCCTTCCAGTCCACGAGTAAACGATAATACTTGCTTGACTAGGTTTGCCCCTCTTTTAGCGTTAGCAATCAATATGGGCAGCAGTCGCCGAGAACGCTCATCATTAACTTGTGCTTCTAACAGTTGAGCTGTCATCAAAATCGGCGCCAGAACGTTATTCAAATCGTGGGCGATACCACTGGCTAAGGTGCCAATGCTTTCCAATCGCTGGGCGCGGAGAAATTGGGCTTCTAGTTGTTTTTTTTGTGTGATGTCAGTGTTAACAACGAGAATAGTTTGTATTTTTTTACTAAATTCATGTACTAATGTCCAACGGCTTTCAACAATAATTTCTTTACCTGATTTTGTTTTTTGATGTAACTCTCCTTCCCAAGAACCATTTTTCATCAAAATACTGAGTGCTTCTTGAACTTGAAATGCCTGTTTTTCCTGCCAGAGAACTCGTGTCTTTTTATTGATAGCTTCTTCTTTTTTCCACCCGTACAGATGCTCAGCAGCTTTATTCCAAAATAAAATTTTATCGTCTAAATCACGCACAAAAATTGCATCGGTGGCAACATCCAGTAAAGCAGCTTGTTCACG
It encodes the following:
- a CDS encoding Rrf2 family transcriptional regulator, with protein sequence MKLTTRGHYSVKALLDLSLQPRYGPASVKAIAKRQDIPAPYLEKLLIEMRRASLVNSIRGSIGGYQLAREPIQISIGQILEAVGESITHLPHHTPAPTQAEDWVTFTLWQRLNQKLKEALYTITLADLYYDARSWQASLGEEASFVV
- the cbiB gene encoding adenosylcobinamide-phosphate synthase CbiB, with amino-acid sequence MTSAVVLIIAALLDYLIGDPWGWPHPVQFIGWVISRLTKFSLQLCQHSLTQRLAGILLGIIVIIGSGLVGFLLVQSARWVHPVLGIALESILLASCFASRSLRTAAVAVLQPLTAGDLPEARNILSNYVGRDTQNLSEAEILRAVLETVTENATDAVMAPLFYAIIGVFVPIVGSIPLALAYKASSTLDSMVGYREAPYTYFGWFSARLEDCLTWLPCRLTVITLAVLSGKPMHVWRICRRDAITDPSPNSGWSECAYAAILGVQMGGKNWYRGVAKHKPLLGDAIYPITPNSIYNALQLTRYCFLLWLGIAIAIFLTNSAEFPIRLYGGDG
- the pyrR gene encoding bifunctional pyr operon transcriptional regulator/uracil phosphoribosyltransferase PyrR, translated to MSAKVVEILSSEEIRRTLTRLASQIVERSRDLSQLVLLGIYTRGAVLAQLLARQIETLEGVAVSVGALDITFYRDDLDKIGLRTPTKSDIPFDLTGKTVVLVDDVIFKGRTIRAALNAVNEYGRPEVIRLAVLVDRGHRELPIHPDFIGKLLPTAKEEIVKVYLQDCDGRDAVELMGD
- a CDS encoding tetratricopeptide repeat protein, which encodes MILERTGLGKTREAAELAKHLNQEGWTVLYLKLGEWLDIPAAMPKEIGTNRKLLFFFDDLNQKMYASRYEISPEAEKSLAERFQVPLQERLLQALNKYEELWEPTEIRVIATARNETHSEDPGKPSPWEKLQWDKYSKLWNRFQTYELSQPEDDAIIAMLAETVPETNIKAETEQYPELARCNDSTFRNVVENLHRLQNESLPLTVKNYRHTLKDTWENRYKKAVKKYPASCYIYDAVDLLQQFEIPLYRFTVEPTARMLAAKNFWQQLWYYWQIRRATNYLISAERILEPRDGQIEAKPKQVEAGEYTLPFTRLILQLAEKHQEIPTSLLSFSWNLINSKRYQDALRCLNKALSFTPDSSDIWFAKGNALHDLRRFEEAIASFNQATKIKPDYHQAWNNRGNALDDLGRLEEAIASYDQATKIKPDYHEAWNNRGIALFNLGRLEEAIASYNQATKIKPDYHQAWYNKACSYGLQGNIDLAIENLQQAINLNPEWREIAKTDTDFDKIREDRRFQDLISH
- a CDS encoding nuclear transport factor 2 family protein → MTNDEVIAANGAFYRAFERKDIEAMSAIWSQGTGSFCIHPGSRVLRGWKEIRTSWEQIFKNTAYIEINTDVIATELTDNIAYVVLIENVFQVVNDRRLEAQSTATNVFQFLGGKWYLVHHHGSPILR
- a CDS encoding hybrid sensor histidine kinase/response regulator — encoded protein: MDNSPIKVLFVDDDEDDYILTRYWFSEFQVADCELQWVDNYEAARSAIALHQHDIYLVDYRLGPHNGLELLREAIANGCCSPIILLTGQGDWEIDLEAMKAGAADYLEKSQLTAPLLERSIRYAIERKQTEQKIREQAALLDVATDAIFVRDLDDKILFWNKAAEHLYGWKKEEAINKKTRVLWQEKQAFQVQEALSILMKNGSWEGELHQKTKSGKEIIVESRWTLVHEFSKKIQTILVVNTDITQKKQLEAQFLRAQRLESIGTLASGIAHDLNNVLAPILMTAQLLEAQVNDERSRRLLPILIANAKRGANLVKQVLSFTRGLEGDRTVLQLKHLIIEIQQIIKETFPKSIEVFTQIPQNLWTVCGDATQLHQVLMNLCVNARDAMPNGGTLKISGENLFIDENFTKMHIDAKVGHHIVITVADGGIGIQPEILDRIFEPFFTTKEVGKGTGLGLSTVLGIIKSHGGFINVYSEAGKGSQFKVYLPAQDAVETIEEQHQELPPGQGELILVVDDEAAIRDVTKTSLESHNYKAITASDGIEAIALYAEHRDEISLVLTDMLMPFMDGLTTIRTLRKINPDVKIIAVSGLSSADKVDAAYDIGIKAFLSKPYTANQLLQTISTVKKS